Proteins co-encoded in one Thermochromatium tepidum ATCC 43061 genomic window:
- a CDS encoding form I ribulose bisphosphate carboxylase large subunit gives MSTKTYEAGVKDYAFTYWTPDYVPLDSDLLACFKVTPQPKVSREEAAAAVAAESSTGTWTTVWSDLLTDLDYYKGRAYRIEDVPGDKESFYAFVAYPLDLFEEGSVVNVLTSLVGNVFGFKAVRALRLEDIRFPLHYVKTCGGPPNGIQVERDRLEKYGRPLLGCTIKPKLGLSAKNYGRAVYECLRGGLDFTKDDENVNSQPFMRWQNRFEFVMEAVRKAQEETGERKGHYLNVTAPSCEEMIKRAKFAKELGSPIIMHDFLTAGFTANTTLANWCRDNGMLLHIHRAMHAVIDRNPKHGIHFRVLAKCLRLSGGDHLHTGTVVGKLEGDRQSTLGFVDLLRESFIPEDRSRGVFFDQDWGGMPGVMAVASGGIHVWHVPALLSIFGDDAVFQFGGGTQGHPWGNAAGAAANRVALEACVKARNEGVEVEKNAREILTAAARHSPELAAAMETWKEIKFEFDVVDKLDAA, from the coding sequence ATGAGCACGAAGACGTATGAAGCCGGCGTCAAAGACTATGCCTTCACCTACTGGACCCCGGACTATGTGCCCCTCGATTCCGACCTGTTGGCCTGTTTTAAGGTCACGCCACAACCCAAGGTGTCGCGCGAGGAGGCTGCGGCCGCCGTCGCCGCCGAGTCCTCGACCGGCACCTGGACCACGGTCTGGTCAGACCTCTTGACCGATCTCGATTACTACAAGGGCCGCGCCTACCGCATCGAGGATGTTCCGGGTGACAAGGAGAGCTTCTATGCCTTCGTCGCCTATCCGCTCGATCTGTTCGAGGAGGGCTCGGTCGTCAACGTGCTCACCTCCTTGGTAGGGAATGTGTTCGGCTTCAAGGCGGTGCGTGCCCTGCGTCTGGAAGACATCCGTTTCCCATTGCATTATGTGAAGACCTGCGGTGGCCCGCCCAATGGCATCCAGGTCGAGCGCGATCGTCTGGAGAAATATGGTCGTCCGCTCTTGGGCTGTACCATCAAACCCAAACTGGGTCTGTCGGCCAAGAACTATGGGCGCGCGGTCTACGAGTGTCTGCGCGGCGGGCTCGACTTCACCAAGGACGACGAGAACGTCAACTCCCAGCCCTTCATGCGTTGGCAGAACCGCTTCGAGTTCGTCATGGAGGCGGTACGCAAGGCCCAGGAAGAGACCGGCGAGCGCAAGGGTCACTACCTAAACGTCACCGCGCCGAGCTGTGAAGAGATGATCAAGCGTGCCAAGTTTGCCAAGGAGCTCGGCTCGCCCATCATCATGCACGATTTCCTCACGGCTGGCTTCACGGCCAACACCACCCTGGCCAACTGGTGTCGTGACAACGGCATGTTGCTGCACATCCATCGCGCCATGCACGCCGTCATCGACCGCAACCCCAAGCACGGGATCCATTTCCGGGTCCTGGCCAAGTGTCTGCGTCTGTCGGGTGGGGACCATCTGCACACTGGCACCGTGGTCGGCAAGCTGGAGGGCGACCGGCAATCGACGCTCGGTTTCGTCGATCTGCTGCGCGAATCCTTCATCCCTGAGGACCGCTCGCGCGGTGTCTTCTTCGATCAAGACTGGGGTGGCATGCCAGGCGTGATGGCGGTGGCCTCGGGCGGTATCCATGTCTGGCATGTCCCAGCGCTGCTCTCGATCTTCGGTGACGACGCGGTGTTCCAATTCGGTGGCGGCACCCAGGGCCATCCCTGGGGCAACGCGGCCGGCGCGGCGGCCAACCGCGTGGCGCTGGAGGCCTGCGTCAAGGCGCGCAACGAGGGGGTCGAGGTCGAGAAGAATGCTCGGGAGATCCTCACGGCGGCGGCGCGTCACAGCCCCGAACTGGCCGCTGCCATGGAGACCTGGAAGGAGATCAAGTTTGAGTTCGACGTCGTCGACAAGCTCGATGCCGCCTAA
- the ccoS gene encoding cbb3-type cytochrome oxidase assembly protein CcoS has translation MEVIYGLIPGMLTLGLAAVAVLFWAARSGQFDDLEGDGQRLLLDEDEIDTEHPPLESDDRSDT, from the coding sequence ATGGAAGTCATCTACGGCCTGATCCCCGGCATGCTGACCCTAGGGCTTGCGGCGGTCGCCGTGCTGTTCTGGGCCGCGCGCAGCGGTCAGTTCGACGACCTGGAAGGCGACGGGCAGCGTCTGCTGCTCGATGAGGACGAAATCGACACCGAGCACCCACCTCTCGAGTCCGACGACAGGTCGGATACCTGA
- a CDS encoding NAD+ synthase, whose translation MNPLVGDVAGNTERLISAAQQARVQGIDLLLCPELVLTGYPPEDLLLRPEFIARVETAVARLQSEVRGLTLVLGYPRASVGGLFNVAGVIRDGALIAEYAKQHLPNYSVFDEKRYFQPGATAVLFEHLGLRFGLSICEDIWWEGPTREAAAAGAQVLLNLNASPFHAGKIAERESLVTQRARTHGLTILYANLVGGQDELVFDGASFVVAPDGRITHRARAFTETTLALELDADGVPNTADAEPLADWPGEEETIYEALVLGVRDYVQKNGFDGAVLGLSGGIDSALTLTVAVDALGAERVEAVLMPSRYTASMSIEDALEQTRRLGVASRIIPIEPAFRTFLDLLEPVFAGQPADVTEENIQARCRGLILMAISNKSGRILLTTGNKSEMAVGYATLYGDMAGGFAPLKDVPKTLVYRLAGYRNGCAPVIPERVIARPPSAELRPNQTDQDSLPPYDLLDAILKHYIEDDEGVDAIVARGYPPDVVRRVARLVDRNEYKRRQAPPGVRISRRSFGRDRRYPITSGFHRPSARKPAT comes from the coding sequence ATGAATCCCTTAGTCGGCGACGTGGCTGGCAACACCGAGCGCCTGATTTCAGCCGCCCAACAGGCCAGGGTCCAGGGCATCGATCTATTGCTCTGTCCTGAGCTGGTTCTAACCGGCTATCCGCCCGAGGATCTGCTGTTGCGTCCCGAGTTCATCGCCCGGGTCGAGACGGCGGTGGCGCGTCTCCAGTCCGAGGTGCGGGGCCTCACCCTGGTCCTGGGTTATCCGCGTGCCTCGGTCGGCGGTCTGTTCAATGTCGCCGGTGTGATCCGCGACGGCGCCCTGATCGCCGAATATGCCAAGCAGCATCTGCCCAACTACAGCGTCTTCGACGAAAAACGCTACTTCCAACCCGGCGCGACCGCTGTCCTATTCGAGCACCTTGGTCTGCGTTTCGGTTTGAGTATCTGTGAGGACATCTGGTGGGAGGGACCGACCCGCGAGGCCGCCGCGGCCGGCGCTCAGGTGTTGCTCAATCTCAACGCCTCACCCTTCCACGCCGGCAAGATCGCCGAGCGCGAGTCCCTGGTGACCCAGCGCGCCCGCACCCATGGACTCACCATCCTCTATGCCAATCTGGTCGGCGGTCAGGATGAATTGGTGTTCGACGGCGCCTCCTTTGTCGTCGCACCAGATGGCCGGATCACACACCGCGCGCGTGCGTTTACCGAAACGACGCTCGCCCTCGAGCTCGATGCCGATGGGGTCCCGAACACAGCCGATGCCGAACCGCTCGCCGACTGGCCTGGTGAGGAGGAGACGATCTACGAGGCCCTGGTGCTGGGTGTGCGCGACTATGTGCAGAAGAACGGCTTCGATGGGGCTGTGCTGGGTCTGTCCGGTGGTATCGACTCGGCCCTGACCCTGACGGTTGCCGTGGATGCGCTCGGCGCCGAGCGCGTCGAGGCCGTGCTCATGCCCTCGCGCTATACCGCCAGCATGAGCATCGAGGACGCCCTGGAGCAGACCAGGCGTCTTGGTGTCGCAAGCCGGATCATCCCGATTGAGCCGGCCTTCCGCACCTTTCTCGATCTGCTCGAACCCGTCTTCGCCGGTCAACCCGCGGACGTCACCGAGGAGAACATCCAGGCGCGTTGTCGCGGACTCATCCTCATGGCCATCAGCAACAAGTCCGGGCGTATCTTGCTGACCACTGGGAACAAGAGCGAGATGGCGGTTGGCTATGCCACACTCTATGGCGACATGGCCGGTGGTTTTGCCCCGCTCAAGGACGTCCCCAAGACCCTGGTCTATCGACTTGCAGGGTATCGCAATGGCTGCGCGCCTGTGATCCCCGAGCGGGTGATCGCCCGCCCGCCCTCGGCCGAGCTGCGCCCGAATCAAACCGATCAGGACAGCCTACCGCCCTATGACCTGCTCGACGCCATCCTCAAGCACTATATCGAAGACGACGAGGGTGTGGACGCGATCGTGGCGCGCGGCTATCCGCCCGATGTGGTCCGGCGCGTAGCGCGGCTGGTCGATCGCAACGAGTACAAACGCCGTCAGGCCCCGCCTGGAGTGCGGATCTCGCGCCGCTCTTTCGGGCGCGATCGACGCTATCCGATCACCAGCGGTTTTCATAGACCCTCCGCAAGGAAACCCGCGACTTGA
- a CDS encoding ribulose bisphosphate carboxylase small subunit has product MSTASSMGDHATIGRYETFSYLPPLTREEILEQILYILDNGWNASLEHEHPSRAFEYYWPMWKLPFFGEQDPNVIMAEIEACRRSYPDHHVRLVGYDNYAQTKGHSFLVHRAR; this is encoded by the coding sequence ATGAGTACCGCGAGCAGCATGGGCGATCACGCCACCATCGGTCGCTATGAGACCTTCTCTTATCTCCCCCCGCTGACGCGCGAGGAGATCCTGGAGCAGATCCTCTACATCCTTGACAACGGCTGGAACGCCTCGTTGGAGCACGAGCATCCGAGCCGTGCCTTCGAGTACTACTGGCCGATGTGGAAGCTGCCCTTCTTCGGCGAACAGGATCCGAACGTGATCATGGCCGAGATCGAGGCCTGCCGACGCAGCTACCCGGATCACCATGTCCGGCTGGTCGGCTACGACAACTATGCCCAGACCAAGGGGCATTCCTTCCTCGTGCACCGCGCCCGCTGA
- a CDS encoding exopolyphosphatase: MSEQKFRLVTRSDFDGLVCAVLLKHLDLIDEILFVHPKDMQDGKIAISGRDITTNLPYVEGVHLAFDHHLSETLRTGRHDNHIIDPEAPSAARVVWRYYGGHDTFPLVWDEMMEAVDKGDSAQFELEEVLHPTGWVLLNFLMDARTGLGRFREFRISNYNLMMDLIDYCRDHTIDQILALPDVRERVELYFEHEEPCKEQIRRCATVHDNLVVLDLRGEETIWAGNRFMIYALFPQCNISIHVLWGLKRQNTVFAVGKSILDRSSKTNIGALMLEYGGGGHQAAGTCQVDNEHADQVLGELIARITADG, encoded by the coding sequence ATGTCTGAGCAAAAGTTCCGTCTTGTCACGCGCAGTGACTTCGATGGTCTGGTGTGCGCCGTCCTGCTCAAGCACCTGGACCTGATCGACGAGATCCTCTTCGTCCATCCCAAGGACATGCAGGACGGCAAGATCGCGATCAGCGGGCGCGACATCACCACCAATCTCCCCTATGTCGAGGGCGTGCATCTGGCCTTCGATCACCATCTGTCCGAGACCCTGCGCACCGGCCGGCACGACAATCACATCATCGATCCAGAGGCGCCCTCGGCGGCGCGTGTGGTCTGGCGTTATTACGGCGGACACGACACCTTTCCACTCGTCTGGGACGAGATGATGGAGGCGGTGGACAAGGGCGACTCGGCCCAGTTCGAGCTCGAGGAGGTATTGCACCCCACGGGCTGGGTGTTGCTGAACTTTTTGATGGATGCGCGCACCGGGCTTGGACGCTTCCGCGAGTTTCGGATCTCCAACTACAACCTGATGATGGACCTGATCGACTACTGTCGGGATCACACCATCGATCAGATCCTGGCCCTGCCGGATGTGCGCGAGCGGGTCGAGCTCTATTTCGAGCACGAGGAGCCATGCAAGGAACAGATTCGACGCTGCGCCACCGTCCACGACAATCTGGTGGTGCTGGACCTGCGCGGCGAGGAGACCATCTGGGCCGGAAATCGCTTCATGATCTATGCGCTCTTTCCGCAGTGCAACATCTCGATCCATGTCCTCTGGGGCCTCAAGCGCCAGAACACGGTCTTTGCCGTCGGCAAATCCATCTTAGACCGCAGTTCCAAGACCAATATCGGCGCGCTGATGCTGGAATACGGCGGCGGCGGGCATCAGGCCGCCGGCACCTGTCAGGTCGACAACGAGCACGCCGACCAGGTCTTGGGCGAGCTGATCGCGCGGATCACGGCCGACGGTTGA
- a CDS encoding heavy metal translocating P-type ATPase, with the protein MDEGSCFHCGLPIAAGARETAEVAGAERAFCCTGCKSVCLAIHAAGLEGFYRRTPEGLLLAPPPEPPKDLSLFDLDAVQEEFTDVAGEDREINLLVEGIHCAACVWLIERGLQSLPGVAEARVNLTGRRLRVRWDNGRLPLSRILRRLADLGYAATPFDPDAAEGALARENRALLFRLAWAGFAMMNLLWVSIALYSGADQGEFRALFHWLGFLLATPTILYSGAPFYRGAWSGLRSGHLSMDLPIAIGVSVTYGYSLYVTLGGPERGAVYWDTVVNFLFVILVGRYLEAGSRRRAVAATQRLFDLQPRVATRLQDDGGEELVPIRALAIGDWVLVRPGERIPVDGEILDGQSSVDESMLTGESRPVPKTLGDRVSAGTINGAGVLCVRITGLLAATRLGRIIRLVEEAQASRAPIQRLADRSVPWFVAATLGLAALTFVLWVQVDLERALTAATAVLIITCPCAFGLATPMAVAVASGLGAARGILIKNGAVLERLSSIRHLVFDKTGTLTEGRPVVVAIAGAEAEWRRLDPDSPVLSEDQRADLRLIGALERLSEHPAARAVLRLCEQAGIDPGGLRVEAVEVEPGLGIAGRVAGRAVAIGRAEWLARQGIALPSEPESTAAPDGRILGAIDGRLRLRLGVEDRLRPGAEAVVARLFDRGLRVTLLTGDRRAAAERIARRLGPVELIAEVLPEDKARVITELQRTGQPVAMVGDGVNDAPALVRADVGIAMGSGTDVSIAGADIVLMSSALERVLEAIELARRTLAVIRQNIALSILYNLIMVPLAMAGVVTPLIAAISMPLSSLAVIGNSARLGALFKSSGERLPPIRSVSDSPAAPIPS; encoded by the coding sequence GTGGATGAGGGGTCCTGTTTCCACTGCGGTCTGCCGATCGCCGCCGGCGCGCGCGAGACGGCTGAGGTCGCCGGCGCCGAGCGCGCCTTCTGCTGCACCGGCTGCAAGTCGGTCTGTCTGGCCATCCATGCCGCCGGGCTGGAGGGCTTCTACCGCCGCACCCCTGAAGGCCTCTTGCTCGCCCCACCGCCCGAGCCGCCCAAGGATCTCAGCCTCTTCGATCTGGACGCGGTGCAGGAGGAATTCACCGACGTTGCTGGCGAGGACCGCGAGATCAACCTGCTGGTCGAGGGCATCCACTGTGCGGCCTGTGTCTGGCTGATCGAGCGCGGACTCCAGTCGCTCCCGGGCGTCGCGGAGGCGCGGGTCAATCTCACCGGACGCCGGTTGCGGGTGCGTTGGGACAATGGCCGGCTGCCGCTCTCGCGCATCCTGCGCCGGCTCGCGGATCTGGGCTATGCCGCTACACCCTTCGACCCGGACGCTGCCGAGGGCGCCCTCGCGCGCGAGAATCGCGCCCTGCTGTTCCGGCTCGCCTGGGCCGGATTCGCCATGATGAACCTGCTGTGGGTCTCGATCGCGCTCTACAGCGGGGCGGATCAGGGTGAGTTCCGCGCGCTCTTCCACTGGCTCGGCTTCCTGCTCGCCACGCCAACCATCCTCTATTCGGGCGCGCCCTTCTACCGTGGCGCCTGGTCGGGTCTGCGCTCGGGTCATCTGAGCATGGATCTGCCGATCGCCATCGGGGTCAGTGTCACCTATGGCTATTCGCTCTATGTGACGCTCGGTGGCCCCGAGCGCGGCGCGGTCTACTGGGACACAGTGGTCAATTTTCTGTTCGTGATCCTGGTCGGGCGCTATCTGGAGGCCGGTTCGCGCCGGCGCGCGGTGGCCGCGACCCAGCGGTTGTTCGATCTCCAACCCAGGGTCGCCACCCGACTCCAGGACGACGGCGGTGAGGAGCTGGTGCCGATCCGCGCACTCGCCATCGGTGACTGGGTGCTGGTGCGCCCCGGCGAGCGCATCCCGGTCGATGGCGAGATCCTGGATGGACAGAGCAGCGTCGATGAGTCCATGCTGACCGGCGAGTCGCGTCCGGTGCCCAAGACCCTTGGCGATCGGGTCTCGGCCGGCACCATCAATGGGGCAGGGGTGCTCTGCGTCCGGATCACGGGGCTGCTTGCCGCGACCAGGCTCGGACGCATCATCCGGCTGGTCGAGGAGGCACAGGCCAGCCGTGCGCCCATCCAACGTCTGGCCGACCGCAGCGTACCCTGGTTCGTCGCCGCGACCCTGGGGTTGGCGGCCCTGACCTTCGTGCTCTGGGTCCAGGTCGATCTGGAGCGCGCCCTGACCGCGGCCACTGCCGTGCTCATCATCACCTGTCCCTGTGCCTTCGGTCTGGCCACGCCCATGGCGGTCGCGGTCGCCTCGGGCCTGGGCGCGGCGCGCGGCATCCTGATCAAGAATGGGGCCGTGCTGGAGCGATTGTCGAGCATCCGGCATCTGGTCTTCGACAAGACCGGCACCCTGACCGAGGGGCGCCCGGTGGTGGTGGCGATCGCCGGGGCCGAGGCCGAGTGGCGCAGGCTCGACCCCGATTCGCCGGTCCTGAGCGAGGACCAGCGTGCCGATTTGCGGTTGATCGGCGCACTGGAGCGGCTGTCGGAGCATCCGGCGGCCAGGGCGGTGTTGAGGCTGTGCGAGCAAGCCGGGATCGACCCCGGTGGGTTGAGGGTGGAGGCGGTCGAGGTCGAGCCGGGCCTGGGCATCGCCGGGCGGGTCGCGGGGCGTGCCGTCGCCATCGGGCGCGCGGAATGGCTTGCACGTCAGGGTATCGCCTTACCATCGGAGCCCGAGTCGACCGCCGCGCCGGACGGACGAATCCTTGGTGCGATCGATGGTCGTCTGCGCCTAAGGCTGGGTGTGGAGGATCGTCTGCGTCCGGGGGCCGAGGCCGTGGTCGCGCGTCTGTTCGATCGGGGGCTTCGCGTCACCCTGCTGACGGGCGACCGCCGCGCCGCCGCCGAGCGCATCGCCCGCCGCCTCGGCCCGGTCGAATTGATCGCCGAGGTCCTGCCCGAGGACAAGGCCCGTGTCATCACCGAGCTTCAGCGCACTGGCCAACCGGTCGCGATGGTGGGCGACGGCGTCAACGACGCCCCGGCCCTGGTGCGTGCCGATGTCGGCATCGCCATGGGCAGCGGCACGGATGTCTCGATCGCCGGCGCCGACATCGTGCTCATGTCGAGCGCGTTAGAGCGGGTGCTGGAGGCGATCGAGCTCGCGCGCCGTACCCTGGCCGTCATCCGCCAGAACATCGCCCTTTCGATCCTTTATAATCTGATCATGGTGCCTCTGGCCATGGCCGGCGTCGTCACCCCCCTGATCGCGGCCATCTCCATGCCGCTGAGCAGTCTGGCGGTGATCGGCAACTCGGCACGGCTCGGCGCGCTCTTCAAGTCGTCCGGTGAGCGCTTGCCCCCGATCCGATCGGTCTCGGATTCACCGGCGGCTCCAATCCCATCCTAG
- a CDS encoding CsoS2 family carboxysome shell protein, producing MTGVPSTRRKGAGARSRGATLTRGLLGDGRPAPADQPDLRGLVGREAAIARRRAIAGLEPVVPQNTRFDVTAAQADNVLQPGTERRATLNPLNDRRQRNSRPRGGPTLAKAPSRGRMVSMARRVALAERGKTGVDSVSGRSSQAVTTHLLRNAGVSSREIAKRVREARCEHGKCGDSGPRPTGRIRRTPNALPSKVGVSTTASGQTLTGTLVGRSWRTTGDEAGACRQITGTEYLGAEIFQEFCSIRLEPAPNRQSAVAVTSGGQTVTGDQVGRSAKVTGDEAGAGRQLTGTPYTAPGPEGAPSKVGQTQTLAGRAVTGSLVGRTPALTGVEPGSCQRITGNEYLGLEHFDSFCKTRPEPVGPLKVGLDTTWRGQTVTGTLVAGKARVTGNEAGRCEIVTGTTYLGSEQVAADCGPEMARQVAERMPVGRSTPGFGLTGTQPGVGGVTTGDSKGACQPVTGTPYLGGDDLFAHCGTDAFTEEFAATPGSDDFPQPLGGGR from the coding sequence GTGACCGGCGTTCCGTCAACCAGGCGGAAGGGCGCCGGCGCTCGATCGCGCGGCGCGACGCTCACCCGCGGACTTCTAGGCGATGGGCGTCCGGCACCGGCGGATCAGCCCGATCTGCGCGGATTGGTCGGGCGCGAGGCTGCGATCGCCCGGCGTCGTGCCATCGCTGGTTTGGAGCCGGTTGTACCCCAGAATACGCGATTCGACGTGACCGCGGCTCAAGCGGACAATGTGTTGCAGCCCGGCACCGAGCGGCGCGCAACGCTCAATCCGCTCAATGACCGGCGGCAACGTAACAGTCGCCCACGCGGTGGTCCGACCCTGGCCAAGGCCCCCTCGCGTGGACGCATGGTATCGATGGCGCGCCGTGTTGCCCTGGCCGAACGCGGCAAGACTGGCGTTGATTCAGTGAGCGGACGCTCCAGCCAGGCGGTGACAACCCATCTGCTGCGCAATGCAGGTGTCAGCTCGCGCGAGATCGCCAAGCGGGTGCGCGAGGCGCGCTGCGAGCATGGCAAGTGCGGCGATTCAGGACCGCGACCCACGGGACGCATCCGGCGCACACCCAATGCGCTGCCATCCAAGGTCGGCGTCAGCACCACGGCCTCGGGCCAGACCCTGACGGGCACCCTGGTTGGGCGCAGCTGGCGCACCACGGGCGACGAGGCCGGTGCCTGTCGCCAGATTACGGGGACCGAATATCTGGGTGCCGAGATATTTCAGGAGTTCTGCAGCATCAGGCTCGAACCTGCACCCAACCGTCAAAGCGCGGTTGCTGTCACCAGTGGGGGCCAGACCGTCACCGGCGATCAGGTCGGGCGTAGTGCCAAGGTCACAGGCGACGAGGCCGGTGCCGGGCGCCAGCTCACCGGAACGCCCTACACCGCGCCTGGTCCCGAGGGGGCGCCGTCCAAGGTCGGCCAGACTCAGACCCTGGCTGGACGCGCCGTCACTGGCTCGCTGGTCGGACGCACCCCGGCCTTGACCGGTGTCGAACCAGGTTCCTGTCAACGGATAACGGGCAATGAGTATCTCGGCTTGGAGCACTTCGACAGTTTCTGCAAGACCCGACCCGAGCCGGTCGGCCCGCTCAAGGTCGGACTCGATACCACCTGGCGCGGTCAGACAGTGACCGGAACCCTGGTCGCAGGCAAGGCGCGGGTCACCGGCAACGAGGCTGGGCGCTGCGAGATCGTCACAGGCACCACCTATCTAGGCTCCGAGCAGGTCGCCGCTGACTGTGGTCCAGAGATGGCCCGCCAGGTCGCCGAGCGGATGCCTGTGGGTCGCTCCACCCCGGGCTTTGGTCTCACCGGCACCCAGCCTGGGGTCGGCGGGGTCACGACGGGTGATTCCAAGGGTGCCTGTCAGCCCGTGACCGGCACCCCCTATCTGGGGGGAGACGATCTCTTCGCCCACTGTGGCACTGATGCGTTTACCGAGGAGTTTGCGGCCACACCGGGTAGCGACGACTTTCCGCAGCCGCTCGGCGGCGGTCGGTAG
- a CDS encoding PilZ domain-containing protein, which produces MLTNDERRGFRRLDTKTDITVTRLATGESMLAGLINLSASGCAFRSEQAIADDEELEILINSPSPRIEPLRRRARVTRIDQDADGQLIAVEFLSQ; this is translated from the coding sequence ATGCTCACCAATGACGAACGTCGTGGATTCAGACGCCTGGATACCAAGACCGACATCACCGTCACCCGTCTGGCGACGGGCGAGTCCATGCTTGCCGGTCTGATCAACCTGAGTGCCTCCGGATGCGCCTTTCGCTCCGAGCAGGCGATCGCAGATGACGAGGAGCTGGAGATCCTGATCAACAGCCCGAGCCCGAGGATCGAGCCGCTGCGTCGGCGCGCGCGTGTGACCCGGATAGACCAGGACGCGGATGGGCAGTTGATCGCGGTCGAGTTCCTGTCGCAATAG
- a CDS encoding DUF2835 domain-containing protein: MRYFHFSLNIPSTEYLRYYQGAAARVVVRTQDGRTLSIPAINLRQFVTHAGIQGRFRAAIDENNRLVALERH, translated from the coding sequence ATGCGTTACTTCCATTTCAGCCTGAACATCCCCAGCACCGAGTATCTGCGTTATTACCAGGGTGCGGCCGCGCGCGTGGTGGTGCGTACCCAGGATGGGCGCACGCTGTCGATTCCAGCCATCAACCTACGCCAATTCGTCACCCACGCCGGCATCCAGGGCCGGTTTCGCGCCGCCATCGATGAGAACAATCGGCTGGTCGCCTTGGAGCGACATTGA
- a CDS encoding FixH family protein → MMTPIQTRLRVHLQPNAALRNPWVLGWIGLVALVLGVNLVMVYLAFATNPGLVNADYYERGRNYERTVLTRQARDPGWLIRADIPASLQVGQTASIRVFFVDRAGQPVDPEAVTFHAYRPSDAARDFSLTMNREGRGRYGVETAFPLIGVWDTLIVARLGADEFSISERLRVGAP, encoded by the coding sequence ATGATGACCCCCATCCAAACCCGTCTCCGGGTCCATCTCCAGCCCAACGCGGCCCTGCGCAATCCGTGGGTGCTCGGCTGGATCGGGCTCGTCGCCCTAGTGCTGGGTGTCAATCTGGTCATGGTCTATCTGGCCTTTGCGACCAATCCGGGTCTGGTCAATGCCGACTACTACGAGCGTGGGCGAAACTATGAGCGAACCGTCCTGACCCGTCAGGCACGCGATCCAGGCTGGCTGATCCGGGCCGACATCCCGGCGTCGCTGCAGGTCGGTCAGACCGCGTCCATCCGTGTCTTCTTCGTCGATCGCGCCGGTCAGCCGGTCGATCCCGAGGCCGTCACCTTCCATGCCTACCGGCCTTCGGATGCCGCGCGCGACTTCAGCCTGACCATGAACCGCGAGGGGCGCGGGCGCTATGGGGTCGAGACCGCCTTTCCGCTGATCGGCGTCTGGGACACCCTGATCGTCGCGCGTCTGGGCGCAGACGAGTTCAGCATCAGTGAACGCCTCAGGGTCGGGGCCCCCTAG